The DNA region aaataataaatggaaacgttatttctatttttaaaagatctgTATGATCtcttaaaaaggaaataaaataatcaaaaagaaattattacttttttacagAATCTATATgattctttgctttttttctacaaaactGATCTAAGATCTTAATTCTTACGtcttaaagaatataaaaagaaaaaaaaaaaagaaaaaataattgaaaaaggatgaaatttaacattcgtccttttctttccttaggATGAGGAGGAGCGATACGAGTAAATACGACGTCTCCGAGGTCGCAGGAGTAACCATTTTGCTCCTCGTCGCATTGACTCCTGCTCTTTGCTCCGCCGGAATCCTGGACCCTTTTCAATGGGCAAGAAGCGATCGAATCGAAGTGAACATACCATGGTTACCATGTAAATATTACTTCCTATATATCTAATCcacttatgtatataaaaaaaaaaaaaaaacagcaataacgagtagaaagaaaaataagtatataaaaaaaaaataatcgagacatcacgattgaaaaattcatactATGTACTTTACAGTCGAGAACGAAACAAGGTGTTACGATGAATTAGGCTGTTTAAACATAACCAGAAGTTGGTATCACTTGATGCATCGACCACTCAACGTATTCCCTTTACCGAGAGAGGTAATCAATACCAGCTTCATTCTTTACACCAATGACAATCCAACTGTGGTGAGTTcgataaagaattttcatCTTAAACATTCCAATCGTATAATTCaatgaaacgaatgaattcATGATCATAGGGTCACGTATTGATGGTAGCCAAGGACAAGTCTATCAAATATTCCAATTTTGATCCTAAACGAAAGACTAAGTTCATCATCCATGGTTTCATTGATACACCACTTAGCAGTTGGGTAAAGGTAtagagtatataatataatatatctttttaagtattataaattaaaaacaaacgaattaatattcatatattaatatttaggAAATGAGGAACGAATTGTTAAAACACGGAGATTACAATGTAATTGTGGTTGATTGGGCTGGTGGTAGTCTACCACTTTATACTCAAGCTACTGCCAATACCAGATTAGTAGGCTTAGAAATAGCTCATCTTATAAAACACTTGCAGgtgaagaaaaattcaattgttaattatattagcatgattttgttattactatatatctatatatgcacTTGTTATAATGACATTTGTTTgtttgacgaaaaaaaaataaataaataaaacagacCAACTACGGATTGGATCCAAACGATATTCATCTGATAGGTCACAGTCTTGGTGCTCATACAGCTGGTTATGCTGGTGAAAAATTACGTGGTAACATCGGTCGAATAACAGGCTTAGATCCAGCGGAACCATATTTTCAGGGAATGCCAAGTCACATTCGTTTGGATTATACCGATGCCCAACTGGTCGACGTTATTCATACGGATGGAAagagtatatttttcttaggTAGGCGAGTCCAAAATccagagaaaaacaaaaagaggaaatgTATACATCTTTCTGAACAATTTatcgctaaaaaaaaaaaaaaaagaacaaaaaaaaaacaaatcttgTCAATACTACATCATAAACGAAATTTCACCGCAGTgcatattttatcttttagttgtagaaaatgataagaaaaagaatgtcgattgaaaatgtttttattcgtttaactcaattcgttaattaattcgtataacAATTGCAAATAACATCGAAGTAAGCagcagaaaataaatttattatatactttgtGCATATTCATGGAACTGAAATTTCATCGTACAACATTATCATCTGTGTTTCAtcttggaaaagagaaaatagaaagaaaaaaaaaaaaaaggaaaagaaaaagagaaaaatttacatacatacatataaatgttccttatcgttatttaatattagaaatgaaaatattaatattaatttgtataattaattggaaataacgttaagataaatttttaattacaatacgTCTATCTTCTTGAtgtatgaaatttcatttatgaTTTATCAATGATCGTCGACTGTTTGATCAAAATATTAAGAGATCTAAAATGAtaatgagaaattaaataaataaaaaactataagGGCTTCCAGGTTATGGGATGAGCCAAGCTTGTGGACATTTGGACTTTTATCCGAACAATGGAAAAGAACAACCAGGTTGTACGGACCTAAGTGAGACAACACCATCTTTACCATTGACTCTAATACGTGAAGGTTTCGATGAAGCATCACGGGTCCTGGTGGCTTGCAATCATGTGCGTGCCATAAAGCTCTTTACCGAGAGCATCAATTCGAAGTGTCAATATATAGCTCACGAATGTTCGAGTTATACTACATTCCTGAAAGGAGAGTGTTTTTCCTGCAAGGGCAACGATAGTCTAAACTGTGCGATAATGGGCTATCACGCCGATGCTAGTCCAGCTTTGCTAAAACGTAGAGCTATTAAACAGGATGTTTCTTCGTTGCTAGgatctaaatttttttttaacaccgGCAAGGAGGATCCTTATTGCAGTAAGTTAAATAACAAGTTGGAATGATCTTGTATTTAATCGTTGTTGCTGTTTTTgttaatctatataatatcttcataaattttaagacattttattaaatagaagTTAATCAGTTTTAAAgactattataaatatttgatatatacgtatatatatttttgtttgtttctaataaatcgatgaattattatttaggaAGACACTATAGGATAACAATCAATCTAGCTAGACCACCAACTGCTGAAAGTTGGGTTCAAGGTTTCATGAAGGTCACTCTTCATGCTGACAACGGACTGATACGTAATATGGATCTCACGCCTAGGtgcgattataataatatccacTTCGAGTGTCTACATCTAAATTGGCCGTCATTACGAATTATTcatgatttttcaaattgcAGTGGTTATATGAGACTAGAACATGGCTCGAGCGTACGAATGGTAGTTGCTCATCCATCAGGTTCGATTGGCAAGATCAGACGTGTCGAGTTATCTTGGTCTTATGATATGGACGTGCTTCAACCGCGATCACTATGCTTTTTTTGGTGTAACGATCGACTATACGTAAACAGTGTTAATGTTGACGTTATGGAATTACCAGGAAGAGGGTGagtcttttaatatatacctaACATTAAACAACAAGTTAGcgtgataataacaataataattacatttaaaattaattaacaatttagttaagtgaaattttcaacgataatgTGCTTTATACTCTAACAATAAGATATgttgcaataaattttttttatctgtgttacataacaaatagaaaaagagagaccgaTCTCTCCAGCAAGTTATGTTCAGCGAATAGGCAGCAATACACAGAAATTGCCAGTGGTTCGGCAGCTTCGTTCGTTGACAATTGTTGATGATCAATGAATTCAATTAAATCTTCGCGCATGGATGGGGactgataataatattcatgtatgtacatgAACAGTGatataagtaagtacatacatacgtcatACACAGAATCTTCGTCAAATTTGTTTCTCGactatatttcgaaaaaaaaagaaaagagagcacAAAAGTATCAACACTATTAACTCCAGTATGTGCAAATGATTTAACATAAGAATATTACATGCGTGTAAACGCTCAACACTCGGTAGAGATCTTTTCcttaagaaaaagacaaaaaatagtaataaaaagaaaagaagttaataataataataataataataataataataataataataataataataataataataatagtattaatagtaataataataataataataataataataataataataataataaacagacAAGAAGGCATCGTCGATAAAATTGCTATACTTTTGGTAATGATCGAGAGGATTGTTAAAAGCATTttcttgcaattttttttcttttttttttttgttcatttttttctcattttttatatcctttggACATAGCTAACATTACAAGTAAATTAAAGCGTTTTATATAGCTAATTCTTCAGCTAACTGTAAAATCTCTCTTCAacagtattaattattaatcgattttgtaTATCTTGtgtacaagatatatatatatatatatgtatgtgtatatatatatataatatatatatatatatacatgatgaatatacgtaataaaagATGCGCGCGATGAACATGTGCGTGcgtgttgtgtgtgtatgtacgtgagTTAATGACGGATGAtaatgtgtgtctgtgtgtgatTTCGATTATAAAGCTAATATActctaatgtaaaaaataaagaataagcgACGAGGTCATCATCAATTACAGTACGAAGCAATTATCTgcgtttatctttttttttctattttttttttgttttttcttttttttcctttcaattcggcatgttttttttgtttgtttgtttgttttatttccttctgtTGTTGCATTGTAACTATGACTTAGTCTAActctactattttcttttgcatctCTACTATGtcgttttaattctttttttctttttttttttgttctttttccctttactttttttggtcttttttcttttattatcgttcttttctactttcattGCATGGACAGTATAAACGAAGAAACTATTAGCCATTATTATTCGCATAGGAACGTTAattatttgtgtgtatgtgtgtgtgtgtgcgcgtgtgtgtatatgtctgtatgtatgtatgtgcaactatatatcattttataatttaaatatcattttttttttttaatgaaacgcGTAAAGATTTAACTTGTACTCTTCAGGAACACATTGTACACAATGAGAGTGACTGTGTATAtcgtcaaataaaaataatagtcgaTCCGTGATAGGTTTTTGGGCAGCTCTGTATAACAttgttatatttctctctctttctctctctctctctctctctctttctctctctttctctctctctctctctctctctctcacacactttctctctcattctccctcacttttttcgttctctctctctctctctctctctttctttctctctctctctctctttcagaaACTGTGATAAGCGTAACGGTGCCTTTAAACATTTCTTCGCTACAATTACATAGATGAAGCTGAATTTGTTTAACAAtagtaatgatgatgacgatgtgatgacgatgatgatgatggcgacgataatgatgatgacgatgaagctgatgacgatgacgatgatgatgatgacgatgacgatgatgatgatagagatgaataagaagaagaagaagaagaagaagaagaatatatcaTCTGTTTTCGATGACAATGTTGAGAGTTCAAAAACATCGTTTAAGATTCTTCATTAATCCCATAAACACGTTGAAATAGTTATGAAACTAATAATGTTAATGTGTTAAATATGTTCTATATAAGCGAAATggtgaaataatatatatacatatatgtatgtaagtttAACGTTTAGGAAACtcaaaaagaggaaaaatcaaagaaacgCATCTGCGAGTACAACTTATTGATGTTTTACAATGTTTACTCCTTTGATAAACGTTTTACACGTCTCTCAATCCATCGCTTATACAAAAAAGATCATCGCGAAGAGTGCAGCTATACATGATAACACATGGGGATCTTGTATCTTACACGAGATTCAACAATGATCGAGTAAAAAAGCCGTCCGCTTGCTTGCTTCGCGCGGTAACAAGGGGatggtaaaatatatatatgtatatgtgtgtatatgatatatatatatatataaacacatatatacatacatatataagtatgtatatgcatatatatatatatataagtatgtatatatacacacataaatatatatatatatatagacatacaaTGTGATATATAGAGGGATCTAcataatataatctaataatctctatctctttataaCATAGAatctgtatataaataataaataaaaagtgagaAGGAGAATAGTATGGCGTTATTAGCTTGGTAAAACTTTGAGCACTAAACTTACCAACACGAACATTCAAGATTTTTAATGACGAGAAATCGTCGACGACGATAGATGaacaaacgaataaacaaaaaaaatacgaacgtGTAGAGAACAGTGAGATAACTAACAACGGGTGTGAATATACATCTGATTCATTTGGCATAATAGTCTAAAGTGTTCTTTGCTAGCGTAATAGAATGGTCAGTGAAGATCATCGACCCAAGCAGTGTCTAACGACTCGATCAGAGTACGAACAAAAGCCATTTCCTTTCGtgcattttctaatataacaCGAGGATCTTGTGATGTGCACCGTAAAATGTTTGGTGCCATTACCATTGCAAGATTATTTGCATCCATTTTGGTACGTGCTACTACTTCGGGCCTGGCAAATatctaaaatgaaaaatttgatttattttagcTTACTATTGTAATAGATCCCATTTTCGATAATGATCATTAACCCCCGTTGCGTTACAACTATCAAGCAGCATTGTTGGCATAACAACAAGATAACACGTAAACTCACGCGTACATATGAAGAGCACGCGAAGAACGCGTGTACGATACTTATCGCAAAATTACGGTATTATCGAaacttatacatttttattaatataattattaaaaaaggcCAATATTGATAGCAGTACTGGAAATTGGAATGGAAAGCTTTGAGTTGTTATGTCAGCGAAATGCTAAAACGTTCGTTGAAGCGCAAAGGGTTAACAGGATTAATTACTTACCTGTAAGAATCGTATAAGGTGACACAAAACGCGTCGATTGAGATCAGGCAATCTATCAACGATAGCAGCTACGCTACTTGCTGAAACTTGTGCATCGTCGTGACGCATCGATACGCACTCCGTATAAAAGGAGTCGGGTATCAAAGGCTCGTACAATTCGCGTACCCATAACTTTAATAAGGAAGCAGGAGCATGTGCATCTTGGGACGCTGCCAATATCGCACCATCCTCAAATTTATCTAAGCAGGCTTTCAAAGCGCTAACTTCGTCGGCATCGGCTGATACTCGGAATATACCCTCCGTTAACGTTCCACCACGTACCAATACTTGTCTGGTTAAGGTCGTTTGTATCCATGGTAATTCTCGAAGAGGGAAACGATCTCTTTGCAAAGCCATTACTTCGGATAATGTTGCACCAAACATCGATGCACGGAAAATTTGGATCTACCGTTGAAAATAGAAGAGTAGAAAATTGTAGGCACGTTTTAGACACAGTTagattatttatgaaataattaccCTGGCTTGATCGATATCTTCTATGGTAGCTTTACGTGGCTGTCGTTTACCATGAGCACCAATCCGCTGAAGACGTTTACAGGCAACGGTTGCATAATGACTGACCTGTACATGAATCGGCCACTTAGCCACCTCTGGAAATTGGAAGTTCGGATCGCGGTGCCTATTCATGTATCCTTCGAGGTAAGGTTCGAATGTAGCGCTAGGTGGTACGAAGGCTAAACAGACAGCCATCAGTTCCCAGCCTCTACGAAGACTTTCTTTTCGTGGATTTTCTGTAGTCTGTCTACAGATTTGAACGTATAATTCATCGCGTAACGGTGGTTTCGAAAATGCTGTATTTACGATGTCCATAGCAACTCCGTCTAACGTCATACCAACGTTTGCCTTACGATCACCCATATATACCTGAACCAATCGAAACAAATTGCAAGCCTctcttttcaataatttttcaccGTCTACGACAACCAACATAGGCTGGGGTATCGGATCCTTCGACCAACTGAGAATATCGCGGACACTGAATTTCTTTCGGAACAATAATCTCAATCCCTTCGGTCGCCCACAATTCAAGTTAAGATTGTCTTGAgcatatttttcgatatcacCACCACTGGTACTATCGTCACGGCGTGCCTCATCTAAATCTGCATTATCGTTTCCTGTAACCCCGCTTGGTGTAGAAGTTAGGGTGGACGATGGTAAAGATACTCGTCTTACGCACGGAACGACAGTATCTTGTGTCTCTGGTTGCGTCACTATAGTCGGCGAAGCTGGTGGAGATGGTTGCGGCCTTGTTAACGTGTCGGCTGTATTATAATAGGTCGCTAAACCAGCAGTGTCGTAGTTACCTAGATCTATAATCACAAATGAAAGAGATTAGTTAAGATCGTTGtatcattgatataaattaaaatgtattatatcgaCGATATTCAATGTATTAACCAGCATAATGATCTTCGAGATACTCTTGGCTAGACGAATCGCCCTGATTACTTGCTGCCTCGTCATCGGCAAACTGATCGTCCGAATCATCGTCGACTCTTCCTCCGATACCTCCGCTTCGACCACCTTCTTCGTCTAAAGAATCATCACCCTCTTCTACTAACAATGGATCTCCAAACTTGTAACAACCTTTAAAAAcgatattcataatatttcgtAACATACGACACATCATCGGATAATACGGAATAGAACATCTAAATACCCGATAGCTTAGCTTGCTGAAGAATATAATGTTGAAGTGGTAACAAATGGTCGGCATCTGATAAAAGATTTCCATAGAAAGGAGACAACGGTGGACTTGGATTACCattgcttctctttttcttactatcTTCCGTATCCAAATGACCTTCTATATCTTCCCCTACAGCACTATTACTACTGCTGTTGCTACTGTTGCTACTGCTTGTGTTACTACTAAGTCGCTGCCTAGATTGTTCGTGACTTTGACTTATCAAATAACGCTCGTGCATCGCATCctcgtctctatctcttcttctactttgctgttgctgttgctgctgctgctgttgctgctgctgctgttgttgctgttgttgttgctgctgatGTAATTGTTGCAACTTTTGCTGTTGCACGAAACTGTAACTACGAGCCAGAGGCTGCGACGTGCCTACGAAACAATCACAATCGAAGTTCAATACTTTGGAAGCGTACAATTTAAAGGCAACATCGTACAATTATGTACTTACAGTCGAGCGAATTATTGCACGCTGTGTTTCTTCtatattccttctctctgtcaCGATcccgttctctttctctctcagatACTTCCATACTTCTTTGCTTAGCTACGTTACCAATAATTCCTGTACCTCGCACTAGACTCTTGGATGGATCGTTTCTCTCTGCTAACATTGCCCCATACATATCACGAACATTTGCTTCTGACAATGACGCGGAACATCCATAATGTCTTTTACCTATACTACCTGTAGTATCTTGCTTATTCATATTCCGTGGATGCATGGAACTTGGATAAAAGGCAGAAGTATTAGATTTGTCCAAACtattaactctttctctttgatgcATTTCCCAATCTCTTTCCCTAAGGAAACGGTTACCACTTTCGACCAACGAACCATACTTTTCACCTTGCGATTTATAACTATGACTTATTTGAACTTCTGGCGGACGATAGGGTGGCATTTCTTGCCTAAATACTCTTGACTCCATTAAAGAATCTCTATATGGAGACGTACTTGGTTCAGGACCGTAGGAACCCCTACTACTTTCTTTAcctaaattttcaaatatatttgaataatcgatctttcgattcgattcgataaaagaaTCTTCCGAAATCTTaccatttttgttcttttcaagATCCAAATTTCCTACTCTACCCTCGCGTTGTGTATCTGGGAAAGTCTTTTTCTTGAAGAGAGGGGTACTAGTTGAGAGAGACAATCCCAGTGGTGGTGGTTCGCCCAACGGTATAGACTTCTGATTTTTAACGCTTTCAAGAGTTCCACTTTTGTGACATCTACCTTCTAACGTGCCGCTATGCTGCCTAGGTGAAGACTGAGCGTGTGCCGGAGGAGGCTGGACCGTagaacgatgatgatgacgatgcgGTGAGTCCAACAATCGATACCCTGTTGATTCTAAAGACGTACGACTATGGGAGACAGAACTATCACTGGATCGACCAGAATCTTGCGAATGATTATGTTGCCGTCTAGTCGCCGGTACTTCGTGATGTCTATGGTGTCGATTAttatggtgatgatgatgatgatgatgatgtcgTCTCGAGGAAGGAGATGGAGACGGCGGAGATGTCTGCATATCCACACCGATACCAGATGTTCGAGATTTACTTGCATTACCCACTTGCTATCGAACAAAAATGatgtataaaattgatatacgAAGCACATTAAACAGATATCTTTGtgcaaataataatcttaCCAGTGTAACAGATAAATTAGGATTGTCTTGATGATTGAAACGCATCGAACGACTAACAGGTGTTTGAGTCTGCGTAGACACagactctttctttcttgattctGCATTTTTTTGGACATCACCTCCGCTACTACCAGCCGGCTCTGTGTTCTGTTTTAACGTCTACAATTTCCCAGTTTTTATAGATTGAAAAACttgtaaaaatgtaaagaagTATAAAGcggataaaattatttacctgAAGCTTCGCTAAAGGGATAATGTCGCAATCGGTTGGGCGGTGCCAAACAGTTTTCTGAGATGTGGcattataatagtaaaatcTTGAAGTATTCTGATCAAATAATTCCCACCATTGATTATTATCCGTCTTCTtcctataaattattcataagtGTGAACTAATGAATGATTCATAACTTCAAAATGGTTATATTGgtttaacgatataaaaactTATGATATCTTACACAGGTACGCCAGGTGGTGGATCCCATACGCATTCTCCAGTAGTAAGATTAGCATACATATGCTCCTTTGTACGTGGTTCTATGATTTCAACCCATTCCATCCTACTGTAATTATTTGCAATTAAGACATCAGATATAAGATACATATGACATAGATTTTTTGCatgcatatatctatctatattctAAAAGGAATATgaatcaattataaatataaccaAATTAACCAAAGTAACCCAAACTAAAGTAAATACATTAAACGGCAAGTAGATACAAGTAGATATAAGTAACCAACTCATTGCCAGAGACACATAGACATAATCCATTAGTCACTTTTTTTCCAGAAATAAAAGAcatgataaaaatacaaacataataaaaaaaaaaaaaggaaaagagaaaagtaaagaaaaaaaaaaaaaaagacacaaGAAAGAACACTCGACCCCTATTGTTAAGATCATAAATTGATGGGAATGCTGGTGGCATTACAAGCAACTGCCTGATGTCATGTTATCCGTTTAATTGGTTAAAATAGGCCGCGGAGAGTCATTCGCGCGTAGATCGTGTACGTATAgtcgcgaaaaaagaaaaatgaatgcgCGAAATcgtgaaagaaggaaaaaagaaaaaaaaggaaagataacgCAGTGCGCACAGAAAGGGAACGAGAACGAAGGCATAAAAATGACAATGTAAAACACAATAAGGAAATTGCAAGGGACCCGCCCCAATATCTTCTAGAATCGTGAGAAACGTGATAACTAAGTCCCATCTAAGAACACGAAAAACCTGTCTACAGTGAAAACTGGGACGGGTCAGTGGTAAAAATTCACTATCGATCTGCAAACCATTCGGCCAAaagcatacatacattaaatCGTTATGCGACTATCGCGTTTACGACTTTAATCATagagaaaattgatttattttacctGTCGGATGCCATTTCGAACTATTCTTCTTAAATTCGTGCACTGAACAGTATAACTTAACGTCACTATCTGACACTTCATAAGAACAACAATGACACTTCGATGTTGCAACGTCCCATTTCCACGAGCACGAGCGACGCACTCCCTTCATGGCAGCCTAGCGCGGCCATCTTTATCCTTGCAATCAAGCCAAACTTCTCTCTACCTTATTTTAGATAAGGCGTGTACtcttacatacatttttatttcgatattacttAACGTACGCctttagaataataattttatatatatatatatatatacatatatatatattatatatatttttttattattttttgttgatcgactcaaataaaaaattattactaattaaaGTATACAAACTTATCGTTTAGAATAGATTACATATCGTCATTTTCCGAATAACAATGTGAATAACTtttcacttatatatatgtatgtgtgtgtatgtatatatatatatagatagatagatagatagacatatatatacacgtatatattagacaatttttcaaaacttaTTTAGAAAGTTTACTACTATTCATTGTGTATCATATTCCgtgagaataatatttaataatcaacaTCATATTGTCtgcaataatttattacaaacgtCATCTTCGGACGTGCTATTATGCGAATACCGAATTTGGTATAGGTTAGAAAGACTGACACCATATTTTCTCTGATATAGATACCAcactaataaaaatgaaatggcATATCACTGCTCGAATTAATTCCTccattgttccttttttttttcttttttctccttttccatttattatttcctataatattgatcgatcgatctatttaAAGCACACGATTCTTTAAACAAATGATAcacaaacaaatattataaatttgtagatATTCACTTTAACACACAcaataaagaataatgaaataacgatCTCACTGGTATTAACTCTTagcataatttaatattacatttttttgcaataaaaaagtaaataaataaatatataaaaaacaatcttttcgataattattgttgttaataaACATAGTTAACGAAGTAcaataagattattaatgaatatgaTAAAAGTGATTTCATCCACGAGTagatttaaatagaaatgataatcaataaataatgtctatgtatgtatgtgcatgtgtatgtgtgaaaaaatatatatatatatattacattaactAGAACGAAGATTACAAAGAAGTCATGCAAAATCAGAAAGAAGCTTTGGAGATACAGTTGGTGATTGTTGCGCCATCTAAAGGACAATTGCAAAGTTACAGCAATCTTTATCATAGAAGAGTTATTGGTCTAAGTGTTTTTTGCAGTTAGTATCTTGTGTCATCGTATTAATTTGTGACGCGTTTATGTTGttgataattaatacttatgaggtacagatatatatattgttgcaTTATCCAAAGTCAATCGCGTATAATAgtgttgtaaaaaaataatacgaggCGTATTATTTCTGTTGAAAGAGTTGAATTTAACTGGAAAATATATCATGGATGATCACAACATggatcaaaatattttaacagtGCTGAAACTTCTTATGATAGGAGAATCTAACGTGGGTAAATCAAGGTAGATATATTGTAAggttatacgtatatacacatatatatttcatttttcttaatatgaTTAATTCGAAGTATAAAGTTAGTTGATAATataacgtttttttcttctttttttctttctattctatacttttttcttttattttattatattttttttttttgcagtaTACTTTTAAGGTT from Vespula pensylvanica isolate Volc-1 chromosome 12, ASM1446617v1, whole genome shotgun sequence includes:
- the LOC122633570 gene encoding uncharacterized protein DDB_G0283357 isoform X1 — translated: MASDSRMEWVEIIEPRTKEHMYANLTTGECVWDPPPGVPVKKTDNNQWWELFDQNTSRFYYYNATSQKTVWHRPTDCDIIPLAKLQTLKQNTEPAGSSGGDVQKNAESRKKESVSTQTQTPVSRSMRFNHQDNPNLSVTLQVGNASKSRTSGIGVDMQTSPPSPSPSSRRHHHHHHHHHNNRHHRHHEVPATRRQHNHSQDSGRSSDSSVSHSRTSLESTGYRLLDSPHRHHHRSTVQPPPAHAQSSPRQHSGTLEGRCHKSGTLESVKNQKSIPLGEPPPLGLSLSTSTPLFKKKTFPDTQREGRVGNLDLEKNKNGKESSRGSYGPEPSTSPYRDSLMESRVFRQEMPPYRPPEVQISHSYKSQGEKYGSLVESGNRFLRERDWEMHQRERVNSLDKSNTSAFYPSSMHPRNMNKQDTTGSIGKRHYGCSASLSEANVRDMYGAMLAERNDPSKSLVRGTGIIGNVAKQRSMEVSERERERDRDREKEYRRNTACNNSLDCTSQPLARSYSFVQQQKLQQLHQQQQQQQQQQQQQQQQQQQQQQSRRRDRDEDAMHERYLISQSHEQSRQRLSSNTSSSNSSNSSSNSAVGEDIEGHLDTEDSKKKRSNGNPSPPLSPFYGNLLSDADHLLPLQHYILQQAKLSGCYKFGDPLLVEEGDDSLDEEGGRSGGIGGRVDDDSDDQFADDEAASNQGDSSSQEYLEDHYADLGNYDTAGLATYYNTADTLTRPQPSPPASPTIVTQPETQDTVVPCVRRVSLPSSTLTSTPSGVTGNDNADLDEARRDDSTSGGDIEKYAQDNLNLNCGRPKGLRLLFRKKFSVRDILSWSKDPIPQPMLVVVDGEKLLKREACNLFRLVQVYMGDRKANVGMTLDGVAMDIVNTAFSKPPLRDELYVQICRQTTENPRKESLRRGWELMAVCLAFVPPSATFEPYLEGYMNRHRDPNFQFPEVAKWPIHVQVSHYATVACKRLQRIGAHGKRQPRKATIEDIDQARIQIFRASMFGATLSEVMALQRDRFPLRELPWIQTTLTRQVLVRGGTLTEGIFRVSADADEVSALKACLDKFEDGAILAASQDAHAPASLLKLWVRELYEPLIPDSFYTECVSMRHDDAQVSASSVAAIVDRLPDLNRRVLCHLIRFLQIFARPEVVARTKMDANNLAMVMAPNILRCTSQDPRVILENARKEMAFVRTLIESLDTAWVDDLH